One window of the Saccopteryx bilineata isolate mSacBil1 chromosome 2, mSacBil1_pri_phased_curated, whole genome shotgun sequence genome contains the following:
- the LOC136322152 gene encoding LOW QUALITY PROTEIN: olfactory receptor 1J4-like (The sequence of the model RefSeq protein was modified relative to this genomic sequence to represent the inferred CDS: inserted 1 base in 1 codon), whose amino-acid sequence MGPENQSSVSEFLLLGLPMRPGQQRGFFILFLGMYLTTVLGNLLIILLIRLDSRLHKPMYFFLSHLAFSDISLSSVTVPKMLMNMQTRQHSIPYVGCIAQMYSFIFFACLDNFLLAVMAYDRYVAICHPLHYTTIMREGLCVRLLAGSWILSCVNALLHTLLSVRLSFCANNIISHFFCELTALLKLSCSDTSLNELVIFTEGALFSILPLCIILSSYVRIXTIILRVPSTKRLYKAFSTCGSHLFVVSLYYGTLVGAYFFSSSWDSKDIIASVMYTVVTPMLNPFIYSLRNRDIKQALEMCFRRVSMQSEAQ is encoded by the exons ATGGGACCCGAGAACCAGAGCAGCGTGTCCGAGttcctcctcctggggctccccaTGCGGCCAGGGCAGCAGCGCGGGTTCTTCATCCTGTTCCTGGGCATGTACCTGACCACGGTGCTGGGCAACCTGCTCATCATCCTGCTCATCAGGCTGGACTCCCGCCTGCACAagcccatgtacttcttcctcagccacttggccttctctgacatttctctgtcATCCGTCACTGTCCCGAAGATGCTCATGAACATGCAGACTCGGCAACATTCCATCCCCTATGTGGGATGCATTGCTCAgatgtattcttttatattttttgcttgtCTTGACAATTTCCTTCTGGCAGTGATGGCATATGACAGATACGTGGCCATCTGTCACCCTCTACACTACACCACCATCATGAGGGAGGGGCTGTGTGTGCGTCTGCTGGCTGGCTCCTGGATTTTATCCTGTGTCAATGCTCTGTTGCACACCCTTCTCTCAGTCCGACTGTCCTTCTGTGCCAACAACATCAtcagccacttcttctgtgaACTCACTGCGCTCCTGAAGCTGAGCTGCTCTGACACCTCCCTCAATGAGCTGGTCATCTTCACTGAGGGAGCATTATTTTCAATTCTGCCTTTGTGTATTATTTTAAGCTCCTATGTCCGTA GGACCATTATATTGAGGGTCCCCTCCACTAAGAGACTCTATAAAGCCTTTTCTACCTGCGGCTCCCATCTCTTTGTGGTGTCCTTATACTATGGGACACTCGTAGGTGCTTACTTTTTCTCTTCATCATGGGATTCTAAAGACATCATTGCTTCGGTCATGTACACGGTAGTTACCCCCATGCTGAACCCCTTCATCTACAGCCTGAGGAACAGAGACATCAAACAGGCCTTGGAAATGTGTTTCAGAAGGGTTAGTATGCAATCAGAAGCACAAtga
- the LOC136322747 gene encoding olfactory receptor 1J4-like, with the protein MGPENQSSVSEFLLLGLPMRPGQQRGFFTLFLGMYLTTVLGNLLIILLIRLDSRLHMPMFFFLSHLAFSDISLSSATVPKLLTNMQTQQQSISYVGCIAQMYFFMIFACLDNFLLAVMAYDRYVAICYPLHYTTIMRERLCVLLVAGSWILSCGSALSHTLLLVRLSFCADNTISHFFCELTALLKLSCSDISLNDLVIFSEGVMLLFLPMCIVLGSYVRIGTIILRVPSTKRLFKAFSTCGSHLLVVSLYYGTLTSVYLLSSSWDSKDITASVMYTVVTPMLNPFIYSLRNRDIKQALEICVSRVTCFE; encoded by the coding sequence ATGGGGCCCGAGAACCAGAGCAGCGTGTCCGAGttcctcctcctggggctccccaTGCGGCCAGGGCAGCAGCGCGGGTTCTTCACCCTGTTCCTGGGCATGTACCTGACCACGGTGCTGGGCAACCTGCTCATCATCCTGCTCATCAGGCTGGACTCCCGCCTGCACATGCCCATGTTCTTCTTCCTCAGCCACTTGgccttctctgacatttctctgtcATCCGCCACTGTCCCGAAATTGCTCACAAACATGCAGACTCAGCAACAATCCATCTCCTATGTGGGGTGCATTGCTCAGATgtattttttcatgatttttgcTTGTCTTGACAATTTCCTTCTGGCAGTGATGGCATATGACCGGTATGTGGCCATCTGTTACCCTTTACACTACACCACCATCATGAGGGAGAGGCTGTGTGTGCTGCTGGTGGCTGGCTCCTGGATTCTGTCATGTGGCAGTGCCTTGTCACATACCCTCCTCTTAGTCCGACTGTCCTTCTGTGCCGACAACACCAtcagccacttcttctgtgaACTCACTGCGCTCCTGAAGCTGAGCTGCTCTGACATCTCCCTCAATGACCTGGTCATCTTCTCTGAGGGAGTAATGCTTTTATTCCTGCCTATGTGTATTGTTTTGGGCTCATATGTCCGTATAGGAACCATCATCTTGAGGGTCCCCTCCACCAAGAGACTCTTTAAAGCCTTTTCCACCTGTGGCTCCCATCTCCTTGTGGTGTCCTTATACTATGGGACACTTACAAGTGTTTACTTATTGTCCTCATCATGGGATTCCAAGGACATCACTGCTTCGGTCATGTACACAGTAGTTACCCCCATGCTGAACCCCTTCATCTACAGCCTGAGGAACAGAGACATCAAACAGGCCTTGGAAATATGTGTCAGCAGGGTTACCTGCTTTGAATAG